A region from the Parasphingopyxis sp. CP4 genome encodes:
- the rpsJ gene encoding 30S ribosomal protein S10, whose amino-acid sequence METQNIRIRLKAFDHRVLDQATGDIADTARRTGALIRGPIPMPTKIEKFTVNRGPHVDKKSREQFEVRTYKRLLDIVQPTPQTVDALMKLDLAAGVDVEIKLA is encoded by the coding sequence ATGGAAACGCAGAATATTCGTATTCGTCTGAAGGCATTCGATCATCGTGTGCTCGATCAGGCAACCGGCGACATCGCCGATACGGCTCGCCGCACGGGCGCGCTTATTCGCGGTCCTATTCCGATGCCGACCAAGATTGAAAAGTTCACGGTGAACCGTGGCCCGCATGTCGACAAGAAGTCGCGCGAGCAGTTTGAGGTTCGTACGTATAAAAGGCTGCTCGATATCGTGCAGCCGACACCGCAGACGGTCGATGCGCTGATGAAGCTCGATCTGGCCGCCGGTGTCGATGTTGAGATTAAGCTGGCTTAG
- the rplC gene encoding 50S ribosomal protein L3 encodes MRSGVIAKKMGMTRLFQADGRHVPVTVLQLDNCQVVSVREAERDGYTAVQLGAGVAKPKNVSKPVRGHFAKSEVEPKARVVEFRVDEDALLPVGATLTADHFVAGQTVDVTGQTQGKGFAGAMKRHGFGGLRATHGVSISHRSHGSTGNRQDPGKVFKNKKMAGHMGDRQRTQQNLEVVRTDASRGLIFIKGSVPGHKGAWLIVNDAVKVPLHADAPIPGGLRRNADETATEDAPAGMIEEGAVQEADTGPTDAEIEAAAAETPAETPAEDKADDAGDDEQKEG; translated from the coding sequence ATGCGCAGTGGCGTTATCGCGAAGAAGATGGGAATGACACGCCTGTTCCAGGCGGACGGTCGGCACGTGCCGGTTACCGTTCTGCAGCTGGACAATTGCCAGGTTGTGTCGGTCCGTGAAGCAGAGCGCGACGGCTATACCGCCGTTCAGCTGGGCGCTGGCGTTGCCAAGCCCAAAAATGTTTCGAAGCCGGTCCGCGGCCATTTCGCGAAAAGTGAAGTCGAGCCCAAGGCTCGCGTCGTTGAGTTCCGTGTCGATGAGGATGCATTGCTTCCTGTCGGTGCGACGCTGACGGCGGATCATTTCGTTGCCGGCCAGACAGTCGACGTGACCGGGCAGACGCAGGGCAAGGGCTTTGCGGGCGCCATGAAACGACACGGTTTCGGCGGTCTGCGTGCAACCCACGGTGTTTCCATCTCTCACCGTTCGCACGGTTCGACGGGTAACCGCCAGGATCCGGGCAAGGTTTTCAAGAATAAGAAGATGGCCGGCCATATGGGCGACCGTCAGCGCACCCAGCAGAATCTCGAAGTTGTCCGCACCGATGCGTCGCGCGGCCTCATCTTCATCAAGGGTTCGGTTCCGGGTCACAAAGGGGCATGGTTGATCGTCAACGATGCCGTCAAGGTTCCGTTGCACGCCGATGCACCGATCCCAGGCGGCCTGCGCCGCAATGCCGATGAAACGGCTACCGAAGATGCACCGGCCGGCATGATCGAAGAAGGCGCCGTTCAGGAAGCCGATACCGGTCCGACCGATGCTGAAATCGAAGCAGCAGCTGCTGAAACTCCCGCCGAAACGCCAGCCGAAGACAAGGCTGACGATGCTGGCGATGACGAGCAGAAGGAGGGCTAA
- the rplD gene encoding 50S ribosomal protein L4 translates to MKLKVKTLDAKAKGDIDLKDEIFGLDPRADILHRVVNWQLEKRRPTARAARERSDVNRTGKKYGKQKGGGTARHGDRRAPIFIGGGKAHGPRKRDFNPSLNKKVRALGLKMALSAKAKNDTLIVVENIDLKDAKTQALKGHFDKLGMGKSALVIDGEGVNDNFRKASANIVGVDVMPAIGANVYDILNHETLVLTRAAVEQLEARFNG, encoded by the coding sequence ATGAAGCTCAAGGTCAAAACCCTCGACGCTAAAGCCAAGGGCGATATCGATCTCAAAGATGAGATTTTCGGTCTCGATCCGCGCGCCGACATCCTGCATCGCGTAGTCAACTGGCAGCTCGAAAAGCGCCGGCCGACCGCACGTGCCGCTCGGGAGCGTTCGGACGTTAATCGCACCGGCAAGAAGTACGGCAAGCAGAAGGGCGGCGGTACCGCCCGTCATGGCGATCGTCGTGCCCCGATCTTTATCGGTGGCGGTAAAGCCCACGGTCCACGTAAGCGTGATTTCAATCCGTCGCTGAACAAGAAGGTTCGTGCGCTCGGCCTGAAAATGGCGCTGTCCGCCAAAGCCAAGAATGACACTCTGATCGTCGTTGAGAATATCGATCTCAAGGATGCGAAGACACAGGCGCTCAAAGGCCATTTCGACAAGCTCGGCATGGGCAAATCGGCGCTGGTTATCGACGGCGAAGGCGTGAACGACAATTTCCGCAAGGCTTCGGCCAATATCGTCGGCGTCGATGTGATGCCTGCGATCGGCGCGAATGTTTACGACATCCTCAATCATGAGACGCTGGTTTTGACCCGCGCAGCGGTTGAGCAGCTGGAGGCGCGCTTCAATGGCTAA
- a CDS encoding 50S ribosomal protein L23 translates to MAKKKEAVALDHYDVIKGPHITEKSTLLSENNAVVFQVSKDATKPAIKAAVEALFDVKVEKVNTLIQKGKSKRWRGRPYQRSDLKKAVVTLADGDSIDVTTGI, encoded by the coding sequence ATGGCTAAAAAGAAAGAAGCGGTCGCACTCGATCACTACGACGTGATCAAGGGTCCGCACATCACCGAGAAATCGACCCTCCTGAGCGAAAACAACGCGGTTGTTTTCCAGGTCAGCAAGGACGCGACGAAACCGGCGATCAAAGCAGCGGTGGAAGCCCTGTTCGACGTCAAGGTTGAGAAGGTCAACACGCTGATCCAGAAGGGCAAATCGAAGCGCTGGCGGGGTCGCCCCTATCAGCGCAGCGACCTTAAAAAGGCAGTTGTCACCCTTGCGGATGGCGACTCCATTGACGTGACCACGGGGATCTAG
- the rplB gene encoding 50S ribosomal protein L2 gives MALKSAKPTSPGRRHLVIVDKSGLYKGGPVKALVEGKRKTGGRNNMGHVTSRGIGGGHKQKYRKVDFKRRKWDMEATVERIEYDPNRSAFIALIKYTDDELAYIIAPQRLDVGDTVIAGEKVDTKPGNAMLLGQMPVGTICHNIEMRPGKGGQIARAAGTYVQVVGRDRGMVMVRLKSGEQRYIPANCMGTVGAVSNPDNANTYFAKAGRNRWRGKKPLTRGVAKNPVDHPHGGGEGKTSGGRHPVSPTGKPTKGARTRNPKAASNKMIIRSRHKKKKR, from the coding sequence ATGGCACTTAAATCAGCCAAACCGACGAGTCCTGGCCGGCGCCATCTCGTCATTGTCGACAAGTCGGGCCTGTATAAGGGCGGACCGGTCAAAGCGCTCGTCGAAGGCAAGCGCAAGACGGGTGGCCGCAACAATATGGGTCATGTCACGTCGCGTGGCATCGGCGGCGGTCACAAGCAGAAATATCGCAAAGTCGATTTCAAGCGTCGCAAATGGGATATGGAAGCCACGGTTGAACGGATCGAATATGATCCCAATCGTTCGGCGTTCATCGCGCTCATCAAATATACCGATGACGAACTTGCCTATATCATTGCACCGCAGCGTCTCGACGTAGGTGACACGGTCATCGCTGGCGAAAAGGTCGATACCAAGCCTGGCAATGCCATGCTGCTCGGCCAGATGCCGGTCGGCACGATCTGCCACAATATCGAAATGCGCCCGGGCAAGGGTGGGCAGATCGCCCGCGCTGCCGGTACTTATGTCCAGGTCGTCGGTCGTGACCGCGGCATGGTCATGGTTCGTCTGAAATCGGGTGAGCAGCGCTACATCCCTGCCAATTGCATGGGCACGGTCGGCGCGGTTTCGAACCCGGACAATGCGAACACCTATTTCGCCAAGGCCGGTCGCAATCGCTGGCGTGGCAAGAAGCCGCTGACCCGCGGTGTCGCAAAGAACCCGGTCGATCACCCGCATGGTGGTGGTGAAGGCAAGACCTCAGGTGGCCGTCATCCGGTTTCACCGACAGGCAAGCCGACCAAAGGTGCTCGTACTCGTAATCCCAAGGCTGCTTCGAACAAAATGATCATCCGTTCGCGGCACAAGAAGAAGAAGAGGTAG
- the rpsS gene encoding 30S ribosomal protein S19 gives MARSVWKGPFVDLHLLKKAETAQDENSNKPIKTWSRRSTILPQFVGLTFNVYNGRKFVPVSVNEDMVGHKLGEFAPTRYFPGHLADKKGR, from the coding sequence ATGGCCCGGTCCGTATGGAAAGGTCCGTTTGTAGACCTTCATCTCCTGAAGAAAGCCGAAACGGCGCAGGACGAAAACTCGAACAAGCCGATCAAGACCTGGTCGCGTCGTTCGACGATCCTGCCGCAGTTCGTTGGCTTGACCTTCAACGTTTACAACGGCCGCAAATTTGTGCCGGTTTCGGTGAATGAGGATATGGTCGGGCACAAGCTCGGCGAGTTCGCTCCGACCCGTTACTTCCCCGGTCACTTGGCCGATAAGAAGGGACGTTAG
- the rplV gene encoding 50S ribosomal protein L22 translates to MGKQTNPRRVEENEAFAVGSSIRGSAQKLNLVAGLIRGKKAEDALNVLSFSKRAMAVDVKKVLQSAIANAENNHNLDIDALVISEASVGKHMTMKRWRARARGRSARIVKPFSRIRIVVREEEDA, encoded by the coding sequence ATGGGTAAGCAGACTAATCCCCGTCGCGTCGAAGAGAATGAGGCATTTGCGGTCGGCAGCTCGATCCGCGGTTCCGCTCAAAAGCTCAATCTGGTCGCCGGTCTGATCCGCGGCAAGAAAGCCGAAGATGCGCTGAACGTGCTGAGCTTCTCGAAGCGCGCCATGGCGGTTGACGTGAAAAAGGTTCTGCAGTCGGCAATCGCCAATGCAGAGAATAACCACAATCTCGATATCGATGCGCTGGTCATCAGCGAAGCGAGTGTCGGCAAACATATGACGATGAAGCGCTGGCGTGCCCGTGCTCGTGGCCGCTCGGCCCGGATCGTCAAACCGTTCAGCCGCATCCGCATTGTCGTTCGTGAAGAGGAAGACGCGTAA
- the rpsC gene encoding 30S ribosomal protein S3, whose protein sequence is MGHKSNPIGMRLQINRTWDSRWYAEGHEYGRLLMEDLKIRKYIMDTVPQAAISKVVIERPAKLCRISVYAARPGVIIGKKGADIEKLRKKLGEMTDSDVSLNIVEIRKPEVDARLVAQSVADQLERRIAFRRAMKRAVQSALRLGAEGIKITCGGRLGGAEIARTEWYREGRVPLHTLRANVDYAEVSAHTAYGVCGVKCWIFKGEIMAHDPTAQDRLMVEAQTSGVRPAQR, encoded by the coding sequence ATGGGTCATAAATCCAACCCGATAGGCATGCGCCTCCAGATCAACCGGACCTGGGACAGCCGCTGGTACGCCGAAGGCCATGAATATGGTCGGCTGCTGATGGAAGATCTCAAGATCCGCAAATACATCATGGATACGGTGCCCCAGGCAGCGATCTCCAAGGTGGTGATCGAGCGTCCGGCCAAATTGTGCCGCATCTCTGTCTATGCTGCTCGTCCCGGTGTGATCATCGGCAAGAAGGGCGCGGACATTGAAAAGCTGCGCAAGAAGCTCGGTGAGATGACGGACAGCGATGTGTCGCTGAACATCGTCGAAATCCGCAAGCCGGAAGTCGATGCGCGTCTCGTTGCCCAGTCGGTCGCAGACCAGCTGGAACGCCGGATCGCATTCCGCCGCGCCATGAAGCGCGCCGTTCAGTCGGCGCTGCGTCTCGGTGCAGAAGGTATCAAGATCACTTGTGGTGGTCGTCTCGGTGGTGCGGAAATCGCCCGGACCGAATGGTATCGCGAAGGCCGTGTGCCGTTGCACACCCTGCGCGCCAATGTCGATTATGCCGAAGTTTCTGCTCACACGGCCTATGGCGTGTGCGGCGTGAAATGCTGGATCTTCAAGGGTGAAATCATGGCCCATGATCCGACGGCGCAAGACCGGTTGATGGTCGAAGCACAGACTTCGGGCGTTCGCCCGGCGCAGCGATAA
- the rplP gene encoding 50S ribosomal protein L16, whose amino-acid sequence MLQPKRTKFRKAFKGRIKGNAPGGTDLNFGAFGLKALEPERITARQIEAARRAITRHIRRQGRLWIRVFPDVPVSKKPAEVRQGKGKGSPEYWAARVKPGRILFELDGVPGPLARTAFERAAEKLPIKTKVVARLGESIY is encoded by the coding sequence ATGCTGCAACCCAAACGCACCAAGTTCCGCAAGGCCTTTAAGGGCCGGATCAAGGGCAACGCCCCTGGCGGTACGGACCTGAATTTCGGCGCTTTCGGCCTGAAGGCCCTGGAGCCGGAGCGGATTACTGCGCGCCAGATCGAAGCGGCTCGCCGTGCGATCACGCGTCACATTCGCCGTCAGGGCCGATTGTGGATCCGCGTATTCCCGGACGTCCCGGTTTCCAAGAAGCCGGCCGAGGTCCGTCAGGGTAAGGGTAAGGGTTCGCCTGAATATTGGGCGGCTCGGGTAAAGCCTGGTCGTATCCTGTTTGAACTGGACGGCGTTCCCGGTCCGCTCGCACGCACGGCGTTTGAGCGCGCAGCCGAGAAACTGCCGATCAAGACCAAGGTGGTCGCCCGCCTTGGCGAGTCGATTTACTAG
- the rpmC gene encoding 50S ribosomal protein L29: MARPIEDLRVKNDDELAADLADLKREQFNLRFQSATNQLENPTRVTEVRRTIARIKTLQSERARAAAETA; this comes from the coding sequence ATGGCACGGCCAATCGAGGACCTTCGGGTCAAGAATGACGATGAGTTGGCAGCGGATCTTGCTGATCTGAAGCGTGAGCAGTTCAACCTGCGCTTCCAGTCGGCAACCAACCAGCTCGAAAACCCGACTCGGGTTACCGAGGTTCGGCGGACGATCGCCCGTATCAAAACGCTGCAGAGCGAACGCGCTCGCGCGGCCGCTGAAACGGCTTAA
- the rpsQ gene encoding 30S ribosomal protein S17 — MPKRVLTGMVVSDKTDKTVVVNVERKVKHPLYGKIIRRSKKYHAHDEKNEFAIGETVRIEETKPISKLKTWKVLDRVDVSSAPKHVEKIDIAETDAVDLEAARDPAADTKAEA, encoded by the coding sequence ATGCCAAAGCGCGTGCTGACCGGGATGGTTGTGTCGGACAAGACCGACAAGACGGTTGTGGTGAATGTCGAACGGAAGGTGAAGCACCCTCTGTATGGCAAGATCATCCGGCGTTCGAAAAAATACCACGCCCATGATGAGAAAAATGAATTCGCCATCGGTGAAACGGTGCGGATCGAAGAAACGAAGCCGATTTCGAAGCTCAAGACCTGGAAGGTTCTTGATCGCGTCGATGTGAGCAGCGCGCCGAAGCATGTTGAGAAGATCGACATTGCCGAAACCGATGCCGTCGATCTTGAAGCGGCTCGTGATCCTGCTGCGGACACCAAGGCCGAAGCATAG
- the rplN gene encoding 50S ribosomal protein L14, whose protein sequence is MIQMQSVLDVADNSGAKRVQCIKVLGGSKRRTATVGDIIVVSIKEAAPRGKVKKGDVHRAVIVRTRKDVKRPDGSTIRFDSNAAVLVNANKEPIGTRIFGPVVRELRAARHMKIVSLAPEVL, encoded by the coding sequence ATGATCCAGATGCAGTCAGTTCTCGACGTCGCCGATAACAGCGGTGCCAAGCGCGTCCAGTGCATCAAGGTGCTGGGTGGCTCAAAGCGTCGTACCGCGACCGTAGGCGACATCATTGTTGTCTCGATCAAGGAAGCGGCGCCGCGCGGCAAGGTCAAGAAGGGCGATGTCCATCGCGCTGTGATCGTGCGTACCCGCAAGGATGTGAAGCGTCCCGACGGCTCGACGATCCGTTTCGACAGCAACGCCGCTGTGCTCGTGAACGCTAATAAAGAGCCGATCGGTACGCGTATCTTTGGCCCTGTGGTTCGCGAACTGCGCGCCGCACGGCACATGAAAATCGTCAGCCTGGCACCGGAGGTTCTCTAG
- the rplX gene encoding 50S ribosomal protein L24 has protein sequence MAAKIKKGDKVVILAGKNKGQHGTVSKVLPKSDKVLVDGVNIAVRHRKPTQQNPQGGIERSEAPLHISNVALEDPKTGKPTRVRMETKDGKKVRVATRSGETIDG, from the coding sequence ATGGCAGCCAAGATCAAAAAGGGCGACAAGGTCGTCATCCTGGCCGGGAAGAACAAAGGCCAGCATGGCACAGTCAGCAAGGTCCTGCCGAAATCGGACAAGGTGCTCGTCGACGGCGTGAATATCGCCGTGCGTCACCGCAAGCCGACCCAGCAGAACCCGCAAGGCGGCATCGAGCGCAGCGAAGCCCCGCTGCACATCTCGAATGTCGCACTCGAGGACCCGAAGACCGGCAAGCCGACCCGGGTCCGCATGGAAACCAAGGATGGCAAGAAGGTGCGCGTTGCAACGCGTTCCGGGGAGACGATCGATGGCTGA
- the rplE gene encoding 50S ribosomal protein L5, whose product MADYTPRLRTEYKDRIVKAMTEKFGYTNHMQVPRIEKIVINMGVGKAVDDKKRVQKAADEMEKIAGQKPVITLAKQSIASFKLREGMPIGCKVTLRGDRLFEFVDRLVTIALPRVRDFRGLNPKSFDGRGNFAMGLKEQMVFPEIKYDDVDEVRGMDVIVTTTARTDEEARELLRLFNFPFPPEETSDDETDNEEQKEAA is encoded by the coding sequence ATGGCTGATTATACGCCGCGTCTACGCACCGAATATAAAGACCGTATCGTCAAGGCGATGACGGAAAAGTTCGGATACACAAATCACATGCAGGTCCCGCGGATCGAAAAGATCGTGATCAACATGGGTGTCGGCAAGGCCGTGGACGACAAGAAGCGCGTCCAGAAGGCAGCTGACGAGATGGAGAAGATTGCTGGCCAGAAGCCGGTAATCACGCTCGCGAAACAGTCGATCGCAAGCTTTAAGCTGCGTGAAGGCATGCCGATTGGCTGCAAGGTCACGCTGCGCGGCGATCGTTTGTTCGAATTTGTCGACCGGCTTGTCACTATTGCATTGCCCCGGGTTCGCGACTTTCGCGGCCTGAACCCGAAGAGTTTCGACGGGCGCGGCAACTTCGCAATGGGTCTCAAGGAACAGATGGTGTTCCCGGAGATCAAATATGACGATGTCGACGAAGTCCGCGGCATGGATGTGATCGTCACGACGACCGCGCGAACGGATGAGGAAGCACGCGAACTGCTGCGGCTGTTCAACTTCCCCTTCCCGCCGGAAGAAACGTCCGACGACGAAACCGATAACGAAGAGCAGAAGGAAGCGGCGTAA
- the rpsN gene encoding 30S ribosomal protein S14, which yields MAKLSSIERNEKRKRMAKKYAAKYAKLKAQANDKSLDDSERLIARLKMAEIPRNANPTRIRNRCELSGRPRGYYRKFKLSRIALRDLANKGLIPGVTKSSW from the coding sequence ATGGCGAAACTGAGTTCCATCGAACGGAATGAAAAGCGTAAGCGGATGGCCAAGAAATACGCGGCCAAATACGCGAAGCTGAAAGCACAGGCGAACGATAAGTCACTCGACGATAGCGAGCGACTGATTGCACGTCTCAAAATGGCGGAAATTCCCCGCAACGCGAACCCGACCCGCATCCGTAACCGGTGCGAGCTGTCTGGTCGTCCGCGCGGCTATTACCGCAAGTTTAAACTCTCGCGCATCGCACTCCGCGATCTGGCCAATAAAGGCCTGATCCCCGGCGTGACGAAGTCGAGCTGGTAG
- the rpsH gene encoding 30S ribosomal protein S8 — MSMTDPLGDMLTRIRNGQQAKKDSVTSPASGLRARVLEVLQREGFIRGYSEEELGKHKGLRIELKYFEGQPAIQHLARVSTPGRRVYSGSKDLPRVRNGLGITIVSTPRGVLSDAEAREQNVGGEVLAEVF, encoded by the coding sequence ATGTCGATGACTGATCCCCTGGGTGATATGCTCACCCGTATCCGCAACGGCCAACAGGCGAAGAAGGACTCGGTAACGAGCCCGGCTTCCGGCCTGCGTGCGCGCGTCCTTGAGGTGCTGCAGCGTGAAGGCTTTATCCGCGGTTACAGCGAGGAAGAGCTTGGCAAGCATAAAGGCTTGCGGATCGAGCTGAAATATTTCGAAGGCCAGCCGGCCATTCAACATCTGGCGCGCGTTTCGACCCCGGGTCGCCGCGTGTACAGCGGATCGAAGGATCTGCCGCGGGTGCGTAATGGCCTTGGCATCACCATCGTCTCGACACCTCGCGGCGTGCTTTCCGATGCGGAAGCGCGTGAGCAGAATGTCGGCGGCGAAGTGCTGGCGGAGGTATTCTAA
- the rplF gene encoding 50S ribosomal protein L6 translates to MSRIGKRPVALPDGVTAEVQGSELSVKGPKGSLSMTMSDDVECKVADGEIQINPANDTRRARSYWGMQRTLAANLVEGVTEGFSKTLEITGVGYRASVQGKTLKLQLGFSHDVDYAIPEGIDIKAPDQTTVEISGMDKQQVGQVAAEIRKWRKPEPYKGKGIKYRGEYVFRKEGKKK, encoded by the coding sequence ATGAGCCGTATCGGAAAAAGGCCGGTTGCACTTCCCGATGGTGTCACCGCAGAAGTTCAGGGCAGTGAGCTCAGCGTCAAAGGGCCCAAGGGCTCCTTGTCGATGACCATGTCCGACGATGTCGAGTGCAAGGTTGCTGATGGCGAGATTCAGATCAATCCCGCCAACGACACCCGCCGGGCACGCTCCTATTGGGGCATGCAGCGGACGCTCGCAGCCAATCTCGTCGAAGGTGTGACGGAGGGCTTCTCCAAGACGCTCGAAATCACCGGCGTTGGTTATCGCGCTTCGGTTCAGGGCAAGACGCTCAAGCTGCAGCTCGGTTTCAGCCATGACGTGGATTATGCGATCCCGGAAGGCATCGACATCAAAGCCCCGGATCAGACCACGGTCGAGATCAGCGGCATGGATAAGCAGCAGGTTGGCCAAGTGGCCGCCGAAATCCGCAAATGGCGGAAACCTGAGCCTTACAAGGGCAAGGGCATCAAATATCGCGGGGAATATGTTTTCCGCAAAGAAGGAAAGAAGAAGTAA
- the rplR gene encoding 50S ribosomal protein L18 yields MAKRLTPFEKRRQRVRVALRRKAGDRPRLSIHRSGRHIYAQVIDDKAGGTVAAASTLDGDYKGKSGANVEAAADVGKRIAERATKAGIKRVVFDRGAFLFHGRVKALADAARDGGLEF; encoded by the coding sequence ATGGCAAAGCGACTTACTCCTTTCGAGAAACGCCGTCAGCGCGTCCGTGTGGCTCTCCGCCGCAAGGCGGGCGATCGTCCGCGGCTGTCGATCCATCGGTCTGGCCGGCATATCTATGCCCAGGTCATCGACGACAAGGCTGGAGGCACGGTTGCCGCAGCCTCGACGCTGGATGGTGATTATAAGGGCAAGAGCGGCGCGAATGTTGAAGCGGCTGCCGATGTTGGCAAGCGGATTGCCGAACGGGCGACCAAAGCTGGCATCAAGCGGGTTGTATTCGATCGTGGTGCCTTTCTGTTTCATGGGCGCGTCAAGGCGCTCGCGGATGCCGCTCGTGATGGCGGACTGGAGTTTTAA
- the rpsE gene encoding 30S ribosomal protein S5, translated as MMADDKKTDAAPEEAPKEAPEEAKAEETEAKAPAAEAAAEEKPAEDAAPAEAAAEDKPAEEAAPAEAAAEDKPAEAAAEEKPAAKKPAADAAPAADAQPRGRGPRGGRGGNNRGGGRGRGRGRDNRRDDDGEDLIEKLVHINRVSKTVKGGKRFGFAALMIVGDGKGRAGFGHGKAREVPEAIQKATAAAKKSMMRVPLRDGRTLHHDGQGRFGAGNVTVRSAPPGTGIIAGGPMRAVFESLGVADVVTKSVGTSNPYNMIRATFEALKDQSSPKSVAARRGMKIAELVRRRGDVGAEEAKAEAEAVTE; from the coding sequence ATGATGGCCGACGATAAAAAGACGGACGCCGCGCCTGAAGAAGCCCCGAAAGAGGCTCCTGAAGAAGCGAAGGCTGAAGAAACCGAAGCCAAGGCACCTGCTGCCGAAGCCGCTGCTGAAGAGAAACCGGCCGAAGACGCCGCGCCTGCTGAAGCTGCTGCCGAAGACAAGCCGGCTGAAGAAGCCGCGCCTGCTGAGGCTGCTGCCGAAGACAAGCCTGCCGAAGCCGCTGCTGAAGAAAAGCCTGCTGCGAAAAAGCCGGCTGCCGACGCAGCACCAGCTGCAGACGCACAGCCGCGTGGTCGTGGACCGCGGGGCGGACGTGGCGGAAACAATCGTGGTGGCGGTCGTGGTCGCGGTCGCGGTCGTGACAATCGCCGTGACGATGATGGCGAAGATCTGATCGAGAAGCTCGTTCATATCAACCGCGTCTCGAAAACGGTTAAGGGTGGTAAGCGTTTCGGCTTTGCCGCTCTGATGATCGTGGGCGACGGCAAAGGCCGCGCCGGTTTCGGTCATGGCAAGGCTCGCGAAGTTCCGGAGGCCATTCAAAAGGCAACCGCCGCTGCAAAGAAAAGCATGATGCGTGTGCCGCTGCGGGATGGTCGCACGCTGCACCATGATGGCCAGGGCCGTTTCGGCGCAGGTAATGTGACCGTGCGGTCGGCGCCTCCGGGTACCGGTATTATCGCCGGTGGTCCGATGCGTGCTGTGTTCGAAAGCCTCGGTGTTGCCGATGTTGTGACCAAGTCGGTTGGAACATCCAATCCTTACAACATGATCCGGGCAACCTTTGAGGCGCTCAAGGATCAGTCGAGCCCGAAATCAGTGGCTGCACGGCGCGGTA